ggtgggtctcatcacgaagggcgacgagactcggtacaggtcggaagttgaccttctgaccacgttgtgcagggacaacaacctcctgctgaacgtcaacaagaccaaggaaatcgttgttgacttccggaagggtcacacaaatcacctgccgctgatcatcgatggtgctgtggtggagagggtgagctgcaccaagttcctgggggtgcacatcagtgaggacttctcctggtccgcaaacacctcgtcactggcaaagaaagctcagcgccgcctgtacttcctgcggaagctcaggcgtgcatgtgctcctcaggcagtcctgtctacattctaccgtggcaccgttgagagcgtcctcaccagttgcatcgctgtctggggtggtaactgcactgaacagaacttgaaggccctacagcgcatagtgaatacggctggtaagattattggtgcttcgctcccctccctgaaggacatttacacttcccatctcgcccgcaaggcaacctcgattgcgagagatgtgagtcacccggctcactctttgtttgaccttctgccctctgggaagaggtacagtagCCTGCGCTCCCAcatcaccagactcgccaacagcttctttctccaggctgttaggaccctgaactcgctacccccttctgcgtagcgtgcggcactgttgcgctattttctggaatgtctgctgtacgcgcacttgctccttttttgctcctcttatttatttatttatttatttatttatttatttatttattgtgttatttattcattatttattcagcacgctgttgttatacttgtttacttgtttgtctgttgtgggccatgtcttgtcaccgtgagataggggggaacgaaatttcggtttctttgtgtgtctttggcatgtggagaaattgacaataaagctgactttgactttttgactttgactttgagacacGACTCAGGTTGTACCAAAAATTGAGCAATTGCGCTCATGCATAGGCTCCTGCGTCATGGCCACAATGGACGTTTACTGGATGTTCAATATTGGTAAAATCAATCAATTTGTGGATGTCACATGCCacaattttccaaaaataatcTGTGATGTCCCTTTGTCGGATAGATCAATCTTTGCAAAAGAATTTGGTTTGCAAATTCCCATGATTAGATTTTTCTAGCTATTTCAGCTGGTCTTCAACGCCTGGCTTGTATAACAATGGAATTTGTCATTTATATTTGATGTGTAAATAAGCTTTGTTCTGATTGGGTTACTATTTCTCTCCTTCATTTGATATGCCAAGCAGCTTTCCTCTGACTGGTAGTTACTGATATGTGGATATCTTGCGGCCGCCATGTCTCTTCATTGTGTTCGGCTCCATTGAAAATCAGTGAGTGGGCACCACATTTGTGGCCGGCCATACAGAGGACTGAGTTGGCCACAGGAATTGGTTCCCCCTGGAAAGttgttctgcttttttttttccccctaaagtCCACCTGGTTTGGTGATGCCTGGCAACATACAGCACTCTGAGGCCAACTAACATTTTCAAGAAATCAAGGAATTGTATGATAAAAGCACACACATATTGCATAAATTAAgatacctgaggtcccagatacACAAGTAAGCCACAAGGCttacaatacaataaaataaacaatatttaaacaaaaaacaatgcttGAGAAAGGGAAATGCTTATTCACTGTTTAAGGTACAAACATGCAATGCAGcagaaataaaaatgcaaaatttgAGTCGCACATTATATTGCTTGGTCTATGTACTTAGATAAAATGGTCAACATGCGTGTTTTTGCGGCCACTTGAGTTTAACAGTCTAACAACTGCCAGAAAGAAGCTTGTCATGTCCGGATGCCCCGTAACCTGTCCGCCTGTGAGGAGAGGatggaaatgtgtgtgtgtgtgtgtgggggggggtcctTGATGATgtagcttcagaaaactggtgagctgtgattggttgtgacctgagacctggcaactgtgatgtcattttcagtcgacagcaagtggaaaaaaacaaaacaactcatGTTTTACTGCTGTCCATGACACACCAGTGTTAAGAGATATATATTGAACTCCCAGTGTGAGTGGAGGGAGAGGccccattttcattttttagcTGGAGAAAATCTTTGAACAGATTTCAATTGCACATCTGGCACAAATTCAAATGCCAAATCTGaaatgcaatttatttatttttattttttttaagtatgacTAAAAGGGACATTCGGGTAgattgtggaacacaaatggaaAAGAACACAAAGTGCATAGAGAACAGGTCACTTTAATGTCAAAAGGACAGGGCAATGTTACATAATCATGCATCATCAAGACAACTCCCAAACAATGACTCAGTTATTTAAAAAAGAGATAAAAAGGATTTGGATTTTTAAAATTAAGATAAAGTGCAagggaaagtaaaaaaaaaaaaaaaaaaagtttgaagttCAAGGGGCATTGAGAGCAGCTGCCATGTTGCTGATTAGTGACGACTTCAGCTGCGGAATGAGGCTGATCTTCATCAACTTGCTGCTTGAATACTTGTTCCTGACAGCCTGTAAAGAGAGAAGCACTTTGTAAACTGTGCTTCTTCTGTTGATGTCATTGTGCTCACCAGCCACTCACTCACCTGGAACTTAGTTTTGCCGCCATTTACCTTCACAACATTTTTGGCCATGTGCTGCATGATGGGCTTCAGGTGGGCCTCGTCATACGTTGAGTAGTGTTCTTGTGTGGGTGACTGGCAAGAAgacaaaaatacttttgacAAACAATtccattcaaatcaaatgagCCTATATACCTACACGACTCAGGCCCTCTACACTTATGAGCAATATTGCAGAGTATCATGAGGCTCACCCAAGGCAGTTCATTCAGCAGCAGCTGAGAGAGGCACAGAGCCGCAGCAGCAACCTCAGATGGGCGATAATGCACCATTTCGTAATCAATGAGGGTCAGCTCCATCAGATACTTGGCCAGCATGTGCCTTTCCGTGTCACACTGGGTGGTAACGAGTGCCCAAGGACGCATCAAAGCATGTGGACACTTAGTTAGCTGTTCTTACTGCAGTTTGGACAAGACTATTAAACAAAGCAGTAAATTCAAATCTCACATTAGCCACTTTTGAAGCTCTCCTGAGGAAGTGTAACGGAAGAGGACGACCGAGCTGAAAGTTGAGGGTCTTCAGAACCAGCTGCTCCATCTCCAAAATCTGAGCATTGGTGAACGCGCTGTCCGTGATGTAGGCAAAGTCTCCCACGAGCGGAGGATACGACTCCTCATACTTTGAGGCAACCAGCATTGCAGTCACACCCACAAGTTGCAGCTTTCGACGAGAAACTGGCTGGATCTGTAGgtgaaccatttttttttttttcataaacatAAAACTAATAAATTGATGGTTCTTACCTGGAGAAACCGGTCGAGGATGGCAACAGAGAGATACAAGGTCTCCTGCAGCAACTGGAACCTGGAATGAACCTTGACCATCCAGTCGATGAGAAGCGCTCGCATGCAGTCAGTGATTTCGTAACCTAGCATGTAGTTAGAATGTATAGGCTGCTCTGCCTATGCAACGAAGAAACAAGAGAGTATATCATGAGTTTCATCTAGCAACAAGCTAGGTAGGCTGAGTGAGAAAAAGAGTACCTCCAGGTGGTGCAGATATTTGTAGATGTCCTTCACGTATTCAGAGCACAGCTGGGGCATGTCAGCATCGTTCTCGTCTACATCATCCACAGGGAGCAGCACGTTGGAGAAAGCCTGGCACAGTTGCACCTCCTCTTCATCTTTCATGGACACATCTTCTGATGCTTCTGAAAGCGGAAGAAGGGCATCTGTTGCTGTTGCTTTAACTTGAACCAACTCCACCGCTTTAGCTTGGTGAGCTCCACGTGCTTTGTGTTGTCCCCTTTTCTGTAGACAAAGGTTTGAAATAAACCAGTAGTGAGATGCGAGTTAGTAATTACAAGAATAACTCACATAAAAGGGAAAAAATACCCTGCATCGGACAGTCAATTGACTCAATTTCATAGGGACATCTGTAGTACTAC
This genomic window from Syngnathus scovelli strain Florida chromosome 4, RoL_Ssco_1.2, whole genome shotgun sequence contains:
- the ccnb2 gene encoding G2/mitotic-specific cyclin-B2 isoform X1 → MLSVAMSSMEAQSLQLPETNNPLKMSKPSAVVTRRVALTEVTNASESGVNTKKRGQHKARGAHQAKAVELVQVKATATDALLPLSEASEDVSMKDEEEVQLCQAFSNVLLPVDDVDENDADMPQLCSEYVKDIYKYLHHLEAEQPIHSNYMLGYEITDCMRALLIDWMVKVHSRFQLLQETLYLSVAILDRFLQIQPVSRRKLQLVGVTAMLVASKYEESYPPLVGDFAYITDSAFTNAQILEMEQLVLKTLNFQLGRPLPLHFLRRASKVANCDTERHMLAKYLMELTLIDYEMVHYRPSEVAAAALCLSQLLLNELPWSPTQEHYSTYDEAHLKPIMQHMAKNVVKVNGGKTKFQAVRNKYSSSKLMKISLIPQLKSSLISNMAAALNAP
- the ccnb2 gene encoding G2/mitotic-specific cyclin-B2 isoform X2 codes for the protein MLSVAMSSMEAQSLLPETNNPLKMSKPSAVVTRRVALTEVTNASESGVNTKKRGQHKARGAHQAKAVELVQVKATATDALLPLSEASEDVSMKDEEEVQLCQAFSNVLLPVDDVDENDADMPQLCSEYVKDIYKYLHHLEAEQPIHSNYMLGYEITDCMRALLIDWMVKVHSRFQLLQETLYLSVAILDRFLQIQPVSRRKLQLVGVTAMLVASKYEESYPPLVGDFAYITDSAFTNAQILEMEQLVLKTLNFQLGRPLPLHFLRRASKVANCDTERHMLAKYLMELTLIDYEMVHYRPSEVAAAALCLSQLLLNELPWSPTQEHYSTYDEAHLKPIMQHMAKNVVKVNGGKTKFQAVRNKYSSSKLMKISLIPQLKSSLISNMAAALNAP